In one window of Lampris incognitus isolate fLamInc1 chromosome 3, fLamInc1.hap2, whole genome shotgun sequence DNA:
- the rbm17 gene encoding splicing factor 45, producing the protein MSLYDDLGVAASDTKTEGWSKNFKLLQSQLKVKKAALTQAKTQRMKQTTVLAPVIDLKRGGSSDERQISDTPPHIAAGLKDATPGGFSSGDVLVPLADEYDPMFPNDYEKVMKRHREERQRQREQERQKEIEEREKKRKDRHEGGAPSGFSRFPAAEGDSDEDEEYEKEKRKRTMGGAAIAPPSSLVDRDGSSSSYPYEEEGRPSRGSKAAIPPPMFEDSDRPRSPPGPTNSFLANMGGTVAHKIMQKYGFREGQGLGKHEQGLSTALSVEKTSKRGGKIIIGDATEKPGSGQPGAAEASSGGFSADSKKSETNPLTEILKCPTKVVLLRNMVGRGEVDEDLEGETKEECEKYGKVIKCVIFEIAVVTDDEAVRIFLEFERVESAIKGPPRATKIALSHRGMDSTRPLKVPSSI; encoded by the exons ATGTCGCTTTACGACGACCTGGGGGTGGCGGCCAGTGACACTAAAACAGAAGGCTGGTCCAAGAACTTTAAATTGCTTCAGTCCCAACTGAAAGTGAAGAAAGCAGCGCTGACTCAGGCTAAG ACTCAGCGAATGAAACAGACCACCGTCCTTGCTCCTGTTATTGATTTGAAGAGAGGAGGTTCCAGTGATGAGAGGCAGATCTCAGACACGCCTCCACATATCGCCGCTGGACTCAAG GATGCCACACCGGGCGGGTTCTCCTCGGGAGATGTTCTGGTCCCTCTGGCGGACGAGTATGACCCCATGTTCCCCAATGACTATGAAAAGGTGATGAAGAGACACAGGGAGGAGCGACAAAGGCAAAGGGAGCAGGAAAGACAGAAGgagatagaagagagagaaaa GAAGAGGAAGGATAGACACGAGGGCGGAGCGCCCAGTGGATTCTCTCGCTTCCCGGCAGCGGAGGGTGACTCGGATGAAGATGAGGAGTAtgaaaaggagaagaggaaaagaa cTATGGGTGGAGCTGCCATTGCCCCTCCGTCATCCCTTGTGGATAGAGATG gCTCCTCTTCATCCTACCCGTATGAAGAAGAAGGGCGCCCCTCCAGAGGCTCAAAAGCAGCTATCCCCCCACCCATGTTTGAGGACTCTGACCGTCCACGTTCGCCTCCTGGGCCCACCAACTCTTTTCTGGCTAACATGGG GGGTACAGTGGCTCATAAAATCATGCAGAAGTATGGCTTCAGAGAGGGCCAGGGTCTGGGCAAACATGAGCAGGGCCTCAGCACCGCCCTGTCGGTGGAGAAGACCAGCAAGAGAGGAGGCAAGATCATCATTGGTGATGCCACGGAAAAAC CAGGGTCCGGCCAGCCAGGTGCTGCTGAAGCTTCAAGTGGAGGCTTCTCAG CCGACTCGAAGAAGTCAGAGACCAACCCGCTCACAGAGATCCTCAAGTGCCCGACCAAAGTGGTTTTGCTGCGT AACATGGTGGGCCGAGGAGAGGTGGACGAGGACCTGGAGGGAGAGACCAAAGAAGAATGTGAGAAATACGGAAAAGTGATCAAATGCGTCATCTTTGAG ATCGCGGTCGTGACAGACGATGAAGCCGTGAGGATATTCCTGGAGTTTGAGAGAGTCGAGTCGGCCATCAAAg